From Acipenser ruthenus chromosome 36, fAciRut3.2 maternal haplotype, whole genome shotgun sequence:
cttagaattaatactgatggaaagcataagtcagagtttatcagcagatcattcacaactctgacaagggccgtctcggtgctatgtgcagcatgaaaaccagactgaaacttttcgaatataccattaagagtcagaattttttgtaattgaattgcaacaactctctctagaaccttatctaagaatggtagtttggagattggcctatagttattgaggacgttagggagacctggactggccatCTGACGTATGTGTGGTGCTGCagaaagagggcagcagccccgtgggatctgcctgtcagtcatggcagtgacacagagaggtggggaagagggtgtgtgggctttccctttctctgagtggctgggaggcgggccttggggggattgctgggcctataaatgaataatttgttgtttcctcagatctgcccctctaGACCGAACAACGAGCTAGCGGAAGCGCTGCTCATCGAGACCGTGGACGGAcggaacagaaaacaaaagaaactcaaagagaagaaactaaagaaatagagagagagcggggaatccttgggcagacccTTATAGTGTCCAGACAtagctgagggaacagcagagtgtaggacggagacccgggtcaTAGGGGTAGCGATGACTGGGGAAAAAACCGCTGCagagagcagcacctttattttgtagttttcattactatgttttattttcacttattctattttgccttttcgttttcattattctttgagcaccagtcactgtataattgttatcacccaccacgagcactactgcacgcacccagactggtgaccgtgttttgtgttattgtggggcggataacgtgtctttattatttggactgcaatccatttattattgtttcttccgtgctttacacattggtgtgtattactggaggtttattgtttggtcgccagaccgggagttataaataaaagacctccttttccaaacggattacagtttcctggtgtgtaattatttctgcactgcatcacctctgcacctgtttccaatcggcagccactttgccacaagaatgtaaaaaaaaagagaagcaatATAAGAATTGGAAACTAAATAACACGATTGATACATGTgcaagaaaattatttattttttagacctTTTTCATATCATAGCAATTACCATACCAGTATCATTTATACAGCGCCCTTTatgtgcaagcatcccagggcgctttacaaaaagAGCTCCAATCTGCTCGCCAGCTAAAGGCCAAATCAAAGAGATACGTTTTGAGCCTAGATTAAAAAATATTGACAGACTCAGCATTCTGGGTAAAAGCTGGAAgtgagttccaaagtgaaggagcttgaaaacTGAAAGCCCTCACACCAATCTTTAAACCACATTTGTGTTCTAGAATGCTTCAAGATCCAGACGTGGATTCTGTCATTTTCTGGCTTCTATTTCAGGGCTATCTTGCAGCAGCGTGCAGCGGTCCAATCCTGGTTTGCACACTGGCAGTGGCAGGTCTGGTCATTGCGGATATCCCAGGAGCCGCAGGCATTACCGCAGGAGCAGCCCGTCGGCTTGTAACCTGCAAGAGAGAGCAAGAACCATTTACAATTCTGCCACCTCAGATTTTAACGATGCCCTCCGAGTGGCTGATGAGGTAATAATATCGTCTGTAATGTTCAATCATTTACATAGCCCTTTAAGAAGTAGAATGAAATGCACAGGAAATGGGTGTATTTGAGGAACAGATATGAAAACAGAAAGAGGAGACAGAGAAATGGGGTTATCAGTCTAGACATGTGAGCTACatgaaaacatataaataaagttCAAGTTCAAACAATAACGCTACGTTTGTATTATTTGGAGTAAAAGAGAAACATAAAAGCTGAAGAACTGAAGATGGCACACTGACCTGCAGGACAATCCACCAGGCTCCCTCTAGCTGAGGCAGAAATGCAGGACAGAGTCACTTTCTGCAGCACTGCAGAGGCTGAAAACAACACAAAGCATAAGAATTTAGGAAGAGGCTGTtctgcccatcaaggctcatcccttccTTGCACCCTCTACCAGGGggatctcatttaaaagcacagaatctagtccaTTTTGAAACGTTCCCAGTGTTTCAGATCCTACTGCTTCCCCTGGTAGGCTGGTCCATGCATTTataatctctgtgtaaaaaagtgcttcctaccttccctTCTAAACTTCTTTTTACTCAGCTTCTATTCATGCCCTCTTGTTCTGCTCTCTGTGCTCAATttaaagtagtgtcttgggttaactttatccaGTTCTCACTTGAGTGTTTGGATAGGTGCGGATGGAAGCTGGTTTCTTACCCACAGATTCTGTCAGGCTGCTCATCAGATCATCCAGAGCGCATTTCTGAGCGTCGGCAGCACAGAACATAGCGATCACAGCCAGCAACACAGCAACTCTCATCTTCATGGTCTCAGGACTTCACTCTCTGGAGAAACAAGCACAGCAACGTTACTCTTTACCACGTTGTTACACAGTGGACCCGGCTTACCAAGGCCTTACACAATATGAGAAACCGaacgaacgagaggaggtcatgattcagcccatcagcgctcgtccggttcctagtagctggttgaaaACTTTTtgaagtcgggtcttaaaggatcccaatgattcataagaacataagaacataagaaagtttacaaacgagacgaggccattcagcccatcttgctcgtttggttgttagttgcttattgatcccagaatctcatcaagcagcttcttgaaggatcccagggtgtcagcttcaacaacattactggggagttggttccagaccctcacaattctctgtgtaaaaaagtgcctcctattttctgttctgaatgcccctttatctaatctccatttgtgacccctggtccttgtttcttttttcaggtcaaaaaagtcccctgggtcgacattgtctatatcttttaggattttgaatgcttgaatcagatcaccgtgtagtcttctttgttcaagaaggaatagattcaattattttagcctgtctgcatacgacatgccttttaaacccgggataattctggttgctcttctttgcactctttctagagcagcaatatcctttttgtaacgaggtgaccagaactgaacacaatattctaggtgaggtcttactaatgcattgtaaagttttgacattacttcgcttgatttaaattcaacacttctcacaatatatccgagcatcttgttggccttttttatagcttccctacattgtctagatgaagacatttttgagtcaacataaactcctaggtctttttcatagttcccttcttcaatttcactatctcccatataatatttataatgcacatttttattgcttgcatgcagtactttacacttttctctattaaatgtcatctaccatgtgtctgcccagttctgaatgctgtctagataattttgaatgacctttgctgctgcaacagtgtttgccactcctcctatttttgtgtcatctgcaaatttaacaagtttgcttactataccagaatctaaatcatgaatgtagattaggaat
This genomic window contains:
- the LOC131706707 gene encoding resistin-like → MKMRVAVLLAVIAMFCAADAQKCALDDLMSSLTESVASAVLQKVTLSCISASARGSLVDCPAGYKPTGCSCGNACGSWDIRNDQTCHCQCANQDWTAARCCKIALK